A window of the Desulfovibrio sp. Fe33 genome harbors these coding sequences:
- a CDS encoding heavy-metal-associated domain-containing protein yields MTTVKVKGMSCQHCVKSVTEVMEKLGAKNVSIDLLTGNVTYEEPSPIDKDAIKDAIDKIGFEYVG; encoded by the coding sequence ATGACAACAGTCAAAGTGAAAGGCATGAGCTGCCAGCATTGCGTGAAGTCCGTCACCGAAGTCATGGAAAAATTGGGCGCGAAAAACGTGTCCATCGACCTGCTCACCGGCAACGTGACCTATGAGGAACCCTCCCCCATCGACAAGGACGCCATCAAAGACGCCATCGACAAGATCGGCTTCGAATACGTGGGGTAG